A genomic window from Neoarius graeffei isolate fNeoGra1 chromosome 5, fNeoGra1.pri, whole genome shotgun sequence includes:
- the LOC132885917 gene encoding OTU domain-containing protein 1 — protein MQLYSSALTHYPGSSRKYRVTVTAEFKPSLNSGKETKAEDSGREKWTHANMPAFSCYEASIRPVFYTSKAEIVITRPDGVEKCVPIQIMKDLHTAGNTYTYRAPCTEGDTDQSDGDLTTSASPDQRVNISGDKNEITQSNSLNFNNLLRRNDCNEELLVYVHDDEEETPKGFSQSIPFSCKWENPSEVFRSQSNLKCQQKDEEEMSEDPVLQLHVLQEPARSKSDLNEKVSQYLAEVEKQNKYLQGRKKYRFHIIPDGNCLYRAVSKAAYGEQSMHSELREHTVHHIADHLDEFSPIIEGDVGEFLISAAQDGAWAGYPELLAMSQMLNVNIYLTTGGSLASPTVSTMIHYLGEEDLTKPAIWLSWLSNGHYDVLLDCCLPNPEYDDWCLHTQAQRKRDEDLAKSMAATLSKMYIEKNGL, from the coding sequence ATGCAGTTGTACAGCAGCGCGCTAACACACTACCCGGGATCATCGCGGAAATACAGAGTGACTGTCACAGCAGAGTTCAAACCGAGTCTGAACTCCGGGAAAGAAACCAAGGCAGAAGATTCAGGCAGGGAGAAGTGGACACACGCGAATATGCCCGCGTTTTCGTGCTACGAGGCCTCAATCAGGCCCGTTTTCTACACGTCCAAAGCGGAGATTGTCATTACAAGACCGGATGGTGTGGAGAAGTGTGTCCCTATTCAGATCATGAAGGATCTGCACACCGCTGGAAATACATATACATACAGAGCTCCGTGTACAGAGGGGGACACTGATCAGTCAGATGGAGATCTGACCACGAGTGCTTCTCCTGATCAGAGAGTGAACATTTCTGGGGATAAGAATGAGATAACTCAGAGCAACTCACTCAACTTTAATAACTTGTTAAGAAGAAATGATTGTAATGAAGAGCTCCTGGTGTATGTTCATGACGATGAGGAGGAAACTCCAAAAGGGTTTTCACAAAGTATTCCGTTCAGTTGCAAATGGGAAAACCCGTCGGAAGTATTCCGAAGCCAGAGTAACCTGAAATGTCAGCAGAAGGATGAAGAAGAAATGTCAGAGGATCCAGTGTTACAGCTGCATGTTCTCCAGGAGCCTGCAAGGAGCAAGAGTGACCTCAATGAGAAGGTTAGCCAGTACCTGGCTGAAGTGGAGAAACAGAACAAATACCTCCAGGGGAGAAAGAAGTACCGTTTTCATATAATTCCAGATGGAAATTGCCTCTACAGGGCAGTGTCGAAAGCAGCATATGGTGAGCAGTCGATGCACAGTGAGCTAAGAGAGCACACAGTGCATCACATTGCAGACCACCTGGATGAGTTCAGTCCAATTATCGAAGGCGATGTGGGTGAATTTCTAATCAGTGCAGCGCAGGATGGTGCCTGGGCAGGCTACCCTGAGCTACTGGCCATGAGCCAGATGCTGAATGTAAACATCTATCTGACAACAGGAGGCAGTCTGGCAagtcccaccgtctccaccatgaTACACTATCTGGGTGAGGAGGACTTGACAAAACCTGCCATCTGGTTGAGTTGGCTGAGTAATGGTCATTATGACGTGCTGCTGGACTGCTGCCTGCCCAACCCAGAGTATGATGACTGGTGCCTGCACACACAAGCACAGCGAAAACGTGATGAAGATCTTGCCAAGTCCATGGCGGCTACTTTGTCCAAAATGTACATAGAGAAGAATGGCCTTTAA